A region of Patescibacteria group bacterium DNA encodes the following proteins:
- a CDS encoding J domain-containing protein: MSQNRNQKNQQRAQVNAGNGKNCQQIEIVFAEQTFDGHKRMISYLGDGTVVHPGTRRFHPKAGTKYLCSVRSVGRGKVGLAKPALPYTLSPSEWVAASELRTCLVATLTFRKQNRQDRNGQESVRLIAWDNGQAVFPDDGVEMPVEKPVTCLLREAGTVAFALPLTIEAQTSQTGLVTLAEVAGELSLKDLAFVIVRDTMAKLGTLGTPRSESDVEDVRRYRNIYEILGVPETATADEIRRAYKSKAPAVHPDRVLQAFGGKDKAPVLVRKNAENYFAALTEAHERALELIERRGRSAEKPVAANKPKAETAKVATPVVKTEAPKPVAKPRSSVVVKPGVEDIAEMLVAAVCGVSSTKDLADEVERDKRVAVKEAAEAKAKAKAEAAKKARAKAKAEAAKKDMSAMTAKEKFEAKYGDKAKTTAAASKQAKVEAKPVEENGQKSLAEQLQSLKLGQ, translated from the coding sequence ATGAGCCAGAACCGCAACCAGAAGAATCAGCAGCGCGCCCAAGTCAACGCCGGTAACGGCAAGAACTGCCAGCAGATCGAGATCGTCTTCGCCGAACAGACGTTCGACGGCCACAAACGGATGATCAGCTACCTGGGCGACGGTACGGTGGTCCACCCCGGCACGCGCCGGTTCCACCCCAAGGCCGGCACCAAGTATCTCTGCTCCGTGAGATCCGTCGGTCGCGGCAAGGTCGGTCTTGCCAAGCCGGCGCTGCCCTACACGCTGTCCCCCAGCGAGTGGGTCGCTGCCAGCGAGCTCCGCACCTGCCTCGTGGCCACGCTGACGTTCCGCAAGCAGAATCGTCAGGACCGGAACGGCCAGGAAAGCGTGCGGCTGATCGCCTGGGACAACGGCCAGGCCGTGTTCCCCGACGACGGCGTCGAGATGCCGGTCGAGAAGCCGGTTACCTGTCTGTTGCGCGAGGCGGGAACGGTGGCGTTCGCGCTGCCGCTCACGATCGAGGCTCAAACCTCACAGACCGGTCTCGTAACGTTGGCGGAAGTGGCCGGTGAGCTCAGTCTCAAGGATCTGGCTTTCGTCATCGTTCGCGATACGATGGCCAAGCTGGGTACGCTCGGCACGCCGCGCAGCGAAAGCGATGTCGAGGATGTCCGGCGGTATCGCAACATCTACGAGATCCTCGGGGTTCCGGAAACAGCGACAGCCGATGAGATCCGGCGCGCGTACAAGTCCAAGGCGCCAGCGGTCCATCCGGATCGCGTACTCCAGGCTTTCGGAGGCAAGGACAAGGCTCCGGTCTTGGTCCGCAAGAATGCCGAGAATTACTTCGCGGCGCTCACCGAGGCGCACGAACGGGCTCTCGAACTCATCGAGCGGCGCGGTCGGAGCGCAGAGAAGCCGGTCGCGGCGAACAAGCCCAAGGCCGAAACAGCCAAGGTCGCGACCCCCGTGGTCAAGACCGAAGCTCCGAAGCCCGTGGCGAAGCCGAGATCGTCGGTCGTCGTGAAGCCCGGCGTCGAGGACATCGCTGAGATGCTCGTCGCCGCTGTCTGCGGCGTGAGTTCCACCAAGGACCTGGCTGATGAGGTCGAGCGGGACAAGCGCGTCGCCGTCAAGGAAGCTGCTGAAGCCAAGGCTAAGGCCAAGGCCGAAGCCGCCAAGAAGGCCAGAGCCAAAGCTAAGGCCGAAGCCGCCAAGAAGGACATGAGCGCGATGACCGCCAAGGAGAAGTTCGAAGCCAAGTACGGCGACAAGGCGAAGACCACGGCCGCAGCCTCCAAGCAGGCCAAGGTCGAGGCCAAGCCGGTCGAGGAGAATGGCCAGAAGTCGCTCGCCGAGCAGCTTCAGAGCCTGAAACTCGGCCAGTAG